The DNA window CGCCGGTTCGGATACCGCCCACGCCGATGAGGGGCACCGCCACGCGCTGGCGGGCACGCGCGACGGCATGGATCCCGATCGGAAGCAGCGCCGGCCCGCTCACACCACCGCTGCCCGCGCCGAGCACCGGACGGCGCGTTTCCGTGTCGATAAGCAGCCCGGGCATGGTGTTGACGAGCGTGAGCGCGTCGGCCCCCTCCGCCACGCAGATCTCCGCCATACGCCCGACATCCGGCACGTTGGGCGCGAGCTTGACGGACATGGGTCGCTTCGTCGCGCGCCGGGCCGCGGCCACCGCCTCGGCGAGCAGATCCTCACGCGTGGCGATGATTGCGCCGCCCTCCTTCACGTTCGGGCACGACACATTGAGCTCGTAGGCGTGAAACCCGGCGGCGTCATCCAGGAACCGTATTATCTCGCCGTACTCGGCGGCGGAACGACCGGCGATGTTGATGAGCACGCGCGCCCGCGCGAGCCTGTGCGCGAGCCAGGGCAACTTATCGTTCCTGACGACGGCGGGACCGGGATTGGCGAGACCGACGGAGTTGATCATGCCTGCGGCGAACTCCGCGACGCGCGGCGCGGGATTCCCCGGTCGCACG is part of the Longimicrobiales bacterium genome and encodes:
- a CDS encoding dihydroorotate dehydrogenase codes for the protein MKLAQTLFGIDFQNPVLLASGTCGYGAELDGFLDIDQLGGLVIKAVTADVRPGNPAPRVAEFAAGMINSVGLANPGPAVVRNDKLPWLAHRLARARVLINIAGRSAAEYGEIIRFLDDAAGFHAYELNVSCPNVKEGGAIIATREDLLAEAVAAARRATKRPMSVKLAPNVPDVGRMAEICVAEGADALTLVNTMPGLLIDTETRRPVLGAGSGGVSGPALLPIGIHAVARARQRVAVPLIGVGGIRTGEDAVQYLLAGANLVQIGTASFADPRAAERVLSSLTGWGTAHGIGSVTELVGSGLLA